The following proteins come from a genomic window of Larimichthys crocea isolate SSNF chromosome III, L_crocea_2.0, whole genome shotgun sequence:
- the zgc:110319 gene encoding NFU1 iron-sulfur cluster scaffold homolog, mitochondrial isoform X2: MAAPMRWGLRQLLRTRNTAHFRFPDKTWSSYHSQCTTPSFRKVQPATGTTHLSLRRLSIQTQDTPNPQSLKFLPGKPVLGSGTLDFPSPSSAECSSLARDLFEIEGVKSVFFGPDFITVTKTDEDVEWTDIKRHASEAIAKFLESGDPITTGAVYHESSLSEDDDDIVSMIKELLDNRIRPTVQEDGGDVIFKGFDDGTVKLKLVGSCTGCPSSTVTLKNGIQNMLQFYIPEVDNVEQVEDEVDEINAKVFSEVERKLQE, encoded by the exons atggcgGCGCCTATGAGATGGGGTCTTCGCCAGTTGTTACGGACAAGAAATACAGCTCACTTTAG GTTTCCAGACAAGACGTGGAGCTCCTATCACTCACAGTGCACGACCCCGAGCTTCAGGAAGGTCCAGCCCGCCACAGGAACCACACACCTGTCAT TAAGACGGCTCTCCATCCAGACTCAAGACACTCCAAACCCACAAAGCTTGAAGTTTCTCCCCGGTAAACCCGTCTTAGGAAGCGGGACGCTTGACTTTCCCTCTCCGAGCTCAGCTGAATGTTCATCTTTGGCCAG GGATCTGTTTGAAATTGAAGGAGTAAAGAGTGTGTTCTTTGGCCCTGACTTCATCACAGTCACTAAA ACAGATGAGGATGTGGAATGGACGGACATTAAGCGTCATGCTTCGGAGGCCATTGCTAAGTTCCTTGAGAGCGGTGATCCGATAACAACAGGGGCAGTGTACCATGAAAGCA GTCTttctgaagatgatgatgatattgtGTCCATGATAAAGGAACTTCTGGACAACAGAATCAg ACCTACAGTGCAGGAAGATGGAGGCGATGTCATCTTTAAGGGGTTTGACGATGGCACAGTCAAGCTGAAGCTGGTTGGTTCGTGCACAGGGTGTCCCAGCTCCACAGTTACCCTGAAAAACGGCATTCAGAACATGCTGCAGTTTTATATCCCTGAAGTAGACAACGTGGAACAG GTGGAAGATGAAGTGGATGAAATAAACGCAAAGGTTTTCTCAGAGGTGGAACGcaaattacaagaataa
- the zgc:110319 gene encoding NFU1 iron-sulfur cluster scaffold homolog, mitochondrial isoform X1 has product MAAPMRWGLRQLLRTRNTAHFRFPDKTWSSYHSQCTTPSFRKVQPATGTTHLSYLLVRRLSIQTQDTPNPQSLKFLPGKPVLGSGTLDFPSPSSAECSSLARDLFEIEGVKSVFFGPDFITVTKTDEDVEWTDIKRHASEAIAKFLESGDPITTGAVYHESSLSEDDDDIVSMIKELLDNRIRPTVQEDGGDVIFKGFDDGTVKLKLVGSCTGCPSSTVTLKNGIQNMLQFYIPEVDNVEQVEDEVDEINAKVFSEVERKLQE; this is encoded by the exons atggcgGCGCCTATGAGATGGGGTCTTCGCCAGTTGTTACGGACAAGAAATACAGCTCACTTTAG GTTTCCAGACAAGACGTGGAGCTCCTATCACTCACAGTGCACGACCCCGAGCTTCAGGAAGGTCCAGCCCGCCACAGGAACCACACACCTGTCAT ATCTTTTAGTAAGACGGCTCTCCATCCAGACTCAAGACACTCCAAACCCACAAAGCTTGAAGTTTCTCCCCGGTAAACCCGTCTTAGGAAGCGGGACGCTTGACTTTCCCTCTCCGAGCTCAGCTGAATGTTCATCTTTGGCCAG GGATCTGTTTGAAATTGAAGGAGTAAAGAGTGTGTTCTTTGGCCCTGACTTCATCACAGTCACTAAA ACAGATGAGGATGTGGAATGGACGGACATTAAGCGTCATGCTTCGGAGGCCATTGCTAAGTTCCTTGAGAGCGGTGATCCGATAACAACAGGGGCAGTGTACCATGAAAGCA GTCTttctgaagatgatgatgatattgtGTCCATGATAAAGGAACTTCTGGACAACAGAATCAg ACCTACAGTGCAGGAAGATGGAGGCGATGTCATCTTTAAGGGGTTTGACGATGGCACAGTCAAGCTGAAGCTGGTTGGTTCGTGCACAGGGTGTCCCAGCTCCACAGTTACCCTGAAAAACGGCATTCAGAACATGCTGCAGTTTTATATCCCTGAAGTAGACAACGTGGAACAG GTGGAAGATGAAGTGGATGAAATAAACGCAAAGGTTTTCTCAGAGGTGGAACGcaaattacaagaataa